The genome window GAAGATGATGAGATCGAATTCGTTGATTTTCTTCCCGAAGAGATCGGCGGTCGGAAAGGCGATCAGCGACAATTCGCTCGCCGGCGTGATGTCGAGCTTCTCCGGCGGGCGCAGAATCGTGAAATGCACCAGTTCGACATTGGCGTCGGCGCGCAAGAGATTGCGCCAGCTTCGCTCGCCCGGATGCGGCTCGCCCGACACGAGCAACACCTTGAGCCGGTCGCGCACGCCTTCGATCGACAGCACCGCCTTATTGTCGAGCGGCGTCAGCTCGCCGGGCGCGGACGGAATTTCGAGTTCGACGACGTTTTGTCCGCCATGTTCGACGCGCACCGGAATGCTGACGATGTCGCCGGGCGCGGGGCTGAAGGTCGGCAGCGCTTCGCCGTCGCGGCGCACTGAAATCGGGATGCGGGCGCCGTCGCCGCCAAGATCGACGACGCGCGCGCGGATGATCTGATCCTTGCCGACGATGCCGAAGCGCGGCGCCTCGACCAGTTCGATGCGGCGGTCGCGCTCGCCCTGATGTCCGGTCACGAGCGCTTGAACGGGCGCCTTGAAGCCGAGCGCTTCAGCCTTGGCGGGAATATCGTGCACGACGCCGTCGGTGAGAAGAATAGCCCCGCCGACGCGCTCCGAGGGGACGTCCTTCAAGACTTCGGCGAGCGCGCCGAAGAGCTTGGTGCCGTCATTGCCCGAAGCGTCATTGGCGACCGTGATCGTCCGCGTCTCGACGTCGCCGAATTTGGCGAGCGCCGAGTCGAGCGCCTTGCGCGCCTCTTCCGTTTGCGCGTTTCTCGCGCCGAAATTCTGACTGTCGCTCTTGTCGACGACGACCGCGACGACGCTCTTTTGCGGATCGCGTTTTTCGCGCACGAGCGACGGGTCGGCGAGCGCCGCAATCAGCAAGGCGAAAGCGAAGGCCCGGAGCGGCGCGCCACGCTGGCGCTTGGCCGCCATCAGCGCCAGCGCGCCGGCGCCCAGCACGCCAAGGACGATCAGCGCCGACCAGGGAACGAGCGGCGAAAAGGCGAGCGTGAGGTCGCTCACTGGCCCAGCCTTTCCAGCAAGTCGCGCACATGCACCTGATCGGACTTATAGTTTCCGGTCAGCGTATACATCACCAGATTGATGCCGCCGCGGAGCGCGAATTCGCGCTGGCGCGCGCCGCCCGGCGTCAACGGAAACAGCGGCTGGCCGCGTTTGTCATGCGCCCAGGCCGCGGCGAGATCGTTGGAGGTGATGACGATCGCGGAGACGCTGTCCGTCGCGCGCACCGGACGCGCGGCCTGATCTTTCGGCTCCGGCGGCAGCGCCTCGACCCAGGTCTCGCCATTGGCGTAGCGGCCGACGAATCCGTCGAGCAGATAGAAGGTCTTGGTGATGACGTGATCGCGCGGCGTCACTTCCAGCGGCGGAATGTCCAAGCCTTTCGTCAGATCGCGCAGCCATTGCGCCTCTGGAGTCGGCGCGCCGCCGACGCGTTGGGACAGAGCGTCGCGCGTGTCGAAGATGATCGTGCCGCCCTGCTTCATATAGGCGGTGACCTTCGCCACCGTCTTGGCGGGCGGCTGTGGCGCGCTCGCGACGATCGGCCAGTAGAGCAAGGGATAAAAGGCGAGTTCGTCCTTGGCCGGATCGACGCCGACCGGATCTCCCGGCGAGAAAGAGGTGCGCATGTTCAGCGCCTGGGTGAGCGCCTCGAGGCCCAGTCGCGATATTTCGTCGACGTGGGCGTCGCCCGAGATCACATAGGCGAGCCGGGCCGTCAGCGCGGCGTCCTTGTCGCGCTGGGTGGCGGCGGATTTCGGCGCCGACTCGGCGCGCGTTTCGCTGGTCGTCGCCGCCACGCAAGCGAGCGTCAGAAGCGCGGCGGTCGCGGCGCCGAGGGGCCGCAGCCGCAGCTTCCCGGCAAGCGCCAGCGCGATCAGCGCATCGGCGATAAAGGCGGCGAGCGCGAAGACGAGCAGCGGCCCGCGCAAATCGAGCTGGCCGCCGGCCCGCAGCATGTTCGCGCTCAGTCCGGCGCCGGCGAAATCGAAAGCGCTGATCTCGTCAGTCGGGCGCAAGGTCTGCACCGCGACGAAAGCCTCCCCCGCGCCGTAAAGCCCCGGCGGATGTTCGGCGCTTGCGGGCCCCTCAAAGCCCGGCGGAATGTTTTGCGCGGTCGGTCCGGGGGCGCCGAGCGCGCCAAACCCGTCGAGAAGGCGCATCGGCGCGAACGCCGCCGGATCGACAGCCATCTGGGACCGTTCGCTGCTCGCAGGCGCCGATTCTCCAGCCATGGCGCTGATCCGCTTCAGCATCTCAACGAAAAGCCCAGAGATCGGCAGATTCGACCAATTGGCGTCGGCGTTGACATGAAACAGCACGATCAGCCCCTTGCCGCGCCGTTCCGCCGTCACGAGCGGCGTGCCGTCGGACAGACGGGCCCAGGTCTTGTCCGCGAGTCCCGGATCAGGCTCGGCGAGCACCTGCCGCTGCACCGTGACGTCCTTCGAAGCCGGCAGGCCGAAGAACGGGCTCGTTGCGTCAAACTCGGCGAGCGCCTTTGGCTCCTCCCAGGACATGGCGCCGCCGAGCACGCGGCCGTTCCGGCGCAGGCGCACGGGCAGCAGACCATCGTCGGCGTTGGCGAGACGCGGCCCTGCGAAACGAACGAGCGTCCCGCCCTCTTCGACGAAGCGCGACACCGCGTCGAATGTCTCGCCGGGCGCGAGCCCGATATCGGCGAGCCCCATGATATTGGGCTTTTCGGCGAGCAACGCCTGCACCGGATCCACAACGCCGGGACGCGCCGTGCGGATTTGGGCGAAGGGCGCAAGCGCCTTTTCGAGGTAGTAGAGCGGTGAGAGCAGCGGCTGCGCCTCATCGGCGGCGGCGCCGCCGATCAGCGCCACGCGCTTCACTTTCGAGCGCGCGTCGAGAAGCGCGACGGCGCCGGCGGAATTTTCCCCTTCGATGCGCAGATGACTCACCTCATTGCGAAGTTCGACCGGCAATTCGATTTTCGCCCGAACGCGCCGTGCGCCGCCAAAATCCGCTACGGCTCGGCCGACCGTCCGACCTTTCGCGTCGAGCGCGTCGACGACCGCCGACCCGTCGTCGCCGATGCGCAGCACATCGATGCTCAGCGCGGCCGCGTCATTTGTCGGCGCGGCGAGCGCCCGCGGCGCATGGTCCTCGACGTAAACCTCGACTCCGGCTGCGCCCGACGCTTTCAGCGCGCGTGCGAAGCCCGCCGCGTCGCCCTGCGCGACGCCGTCGCTGATCCACACGATGCGCGCCCTGGCATGCGCGCGGGCGAAGGCCGCAGCCTGTTCGCCGATCGCCTTGCGGTCAGGCAGAAACGGCTTGGGCCGCGCCGAACGCAATTTTTCCATCGCGCGCGGCCCGTCGCCAGGAACGGGCGCCGCAGTCTCGGATGCGAGCGCGACAGCGACCGGACCACCGGCGCGCGCGGTCGACTCGATGATCGACGCCGCGCCGGCAAGGCGTCGCTCCCATGTCGGCGCGGCCGTCCAGCCGTCGTCGAGGATGACGAGCGTCGGCGCGGAGGACGCGACGCCGCCGCTCGGCGCCCAGACCGGTCCCGCCATCGCGAAAATCAACGCGGCGGCGAGCGCCAGCCGCAGCGCCATCAGCCACCAAGGGGTTTTCGCCGGCGTCTCTTCGTCGGGCTTAAGCTCGCGCAGAATTTTGGTCGGCGGAAAGACGATCTCGCGCGGGCGCGGCGGCGTCACCCGCAACAGCCAATAGATCATCGGCAGGGCGATGAGACCAAACAGCGCGAGCGGCGCGGCGAAGGAAAACATCAGCGCCGCTCCTCGAAGCTGACTCCATCCGCTCCGAGCAACCCCATGGCGAGCGCCAGCGCCGCTTCGGAGGCGGGCCTGTCGGTGCGATGCTGCAGGAAGATGAAGCCGACGCGCTGCGCGGCGCGGCGCACGGCGTCGCGATGCGCCTCGAACCGCCGTGAGTAGGCGGCGCGCAGACTGCGCGCGTCGCCCGCGTAGAAGGCGGGACCGCCGTCGGTGTCGAGAAAAGTGGTTTCGCCGGAGAACGGCAAGGTTTCTTCGCTGGGATCGGTCACCATCAGCACCGCGCCGGAGGCGCCGGCGTCCGCGAAGCGCCGCAGGCGCGCGGCCAGCGCGTCGGGGTCGATGAGGAAATCGGAGATCAGAATGACGCGGGCGCGGGGGCGGATCGGCGCCTGCGGCGGAAGATCGTCGCGCGCCGCCTCCGTTGCATTATCAGCCAGCGCGTGCGCCAGCCGGTCGATCACGTCGCGCGCCGAGATCGGCGCGGTCAGGCCCAGCGCCGCCGCCCGCTCGCCGCCGCGAACGAGCACGTCGGCGAGCGCGAGCCCCAGGGTCACGCCGCGGGACAGCTTGTCGTCG of Methylocystis sp. SC2 contains these proteins:
- a CDS encoding membrane protein, giving the protein MSDLTLAFSPLVPWSALIVLGVLGAGALALMAAKRQRGAPLRAFAFALLIAALADPSLVREKRDPQKSVVAVVVDKSDSQNFGARNAQTEEARKALDSALAKFGDVETRTITVANDASGNDGTKLFGALAEVLKDVPSERVGGAILLTDGVVHDIPAKAEALGFKAPVQALVTGHQGERDRRIELVEAPRFGIVGKDQIIRARVVDLGGDGARIPISVRRDGEALPTFSPAPGDIVSIPVRVEHGGQNVVELEIPSAPGELTPLDNKAVLSIEGVRDRLKVLLVSGEPHPGERSWRNLLRADANVELVHFTILRPPEKLDITPASELSLIAFPTADLFGKKINEFDLIIFDRYSSQTTLPSIYFENIANYVENGGAFLAAVGPDYATLRGLYYSPLENILPARPDGALIEQAFRARVSKDGEKHPVTRGLAGANAEPPNWGEWFRQVDANVVKGDSIMSGVRDKPLLVLSHEGKGRVALLLSDQIWLWARGYEGGGPHVDLTRRLAHWLMKEPDLEEEALRASAHGREVSVERQTMKETPAPVMATAPSGARDEIAVAQSEPGLWRARFDAKEMGLWRFESEGLAALVNVGPPNPREFREVASTTEKLQPLMEATGGTARRLSNSGADTVSMPRVVELRDANRYGGSDWIGIRQTGASTLVGVEIAPLGLGLWAMLALVGAMVAAWGWEGRRG
- a CDS encoding DUF4159 domain-containing protein, encoding MFSFAAPLALFGLIALPMIYWLLRVTPPRPREIVFPPTKILRELKPDEETPAKTPWWLMALRLALAAALIFAMAGPVWAPSGGVASSAPTLVILDDGWTAAPTWERRLAGAASIIESTARAGGPVAVALASETAAPVPGDGPRAMEKLRSARPKPFLPDRKAIGEQAAAFARAHARARIVWISDGVAQGDAAGFARALKASGAAGVEVYVEDHAPRALAAPTNDAAALSIDVLRIGDDGSAVVDALDAKGRTVGRAVADFGGARRVRAKIELPVELRNEVSHLRIEGENSAGAVALLDARSKVKRVALIGGAAADEAQPLLSPLYYLEKALAPFAQIRTARPGVVDPVQALLAEKPNIMGLADIGLAPGETFDAVSRFVEEGGTLVRFAGPRLANADDGLLPVRLRRNGRVLGGAMSWEEPKALAEFDATSPFFGLPASKDVTVQRQVLAEPDPGLADKTWARLSDGTPLVTAERRGKGLIVLFHVNADANWSNLPISGLFVEMLKRISAMAGESAPASSERSQMAVDPAAFAPMRLLDGFGALGAPGPTAQNIPPGFEGPASAEHPPGLYGAGEAFVAVQTLRPTDEISAFDFAGAGLSANMLRAGGQLDLRGPLLVFALAAFIADALIALALAGKLRLRPLGAATAALLTLACVAATTSETRAESAPKSAATQRDKDAALTARLAYVISGDAHVDEISRLGLEALTQALNMRTSFSPGDPVGVDPAKDELAFYPLLYWPIVASAPQPPAKTVAKVTAYMKQGGTIIFDTRDALSQRVGGAPTPEAQWLRDLTKGLDIPPLEVTPRDHVITKTFYLLDGFVGRYANGETWVEALPPEPKDQAARPVRATDSVSAIVITSNDLAAAWAHDKRGQPLFPLTPGGARQREFALRGGINLVMYTLTGNYKSDQVHVRDLLERLGQ
- a CDS encoding DUF58 domain-containing protein, encoding MFAEVATRAYDPAQRKPADGATAADLASRMPRLVARAHEIAASLAYGVHGRKRAGVGETFWQYRPFASGESAHRIDWRRSARGDQLYVREREWEAAHDYFLWMDCSPSMAFGSSLASDDKLSRGVTLGLALADVLVRGGERAAALGLTAPISARDVIDRLAHALADNATEAARDDLPPQAPIRPRARVILISDFLIDPDALAARLRRFADAGASGAVLMVTDPSEETLPFSGETTFLDTDGGPAFYAGDARSLRAAYSRRFEAHRDAVRRAAQRVGFIFLQHRTDRPASEAALALAMGLLGADGVSFEERR